A region of the Arsenicicoccus dermatophilus genome:
ACGATCCATGCCGCCGCCAGCAGGACGTCGGCGAGGGAGTCGTGGGGGCGCGCGAGGCTGCGCAGGGTGGCCGGGACCGTGCCGCAGCAGATCCCGGTGAGCATGCCGAGCAGGACCCTGCCGTTCGGGTTGGCGCCGACGACCCGCACCAGGGCCGTGGCCGAGGTGCCGTCCAGGGGCGGGTCGTCGTCCCGGCCCCGGACCGGCGTGGCGGGGCGAGGCGCGTAGCGCAGGCGGCCGGTGCCGTCGGCCGGAAGCGTCAGGTAGGACTCCCCGGCAGCGAGCGGGGTCGCCCACACCTGGCTGCCGGCCGCCCCGAGCCGGCCTCCTTCCGGCAGCCAGCGGTGCCCCTGCTCGTCCCGCAGCGAGGGCTTGCCGTCCTGCGGCTCGCGGACGACGGTGAGCAGCGAGAGGTCGGCCGCCCCGGCGACGGCCCGGGCCCGCTTGCGGCGGGTCCCGGGGACGACGCAGGCGAGAGCGACGACCAGGTAGACCGTCATCCAGGGCCACAGCGCCGCAGATCCGGGGTCGCGGGCGTCGAGGTCGCGGGTGGTCAGGGCGGCGACGACCGTCACCGCGACCGCGGCGGCTGCCCCGAGCCACCAGCCGCGCATCCCCTGCCGGCGCACGATCTCCCGGGCCTGCTCCCGGGTGACGGCGCTCATCGCGCGTCCAGCCAGGCGAGTGCCGCCTCGGGGGTCCCGACCTCGGGGACGTCGGGCACCGCGGGCCGGTCGACCATCACGACGGGCAGCCGCAACCGGCGCGCGGCCTCGAGCTTGGCGCTGGTGGCGTCCCCGCCGCTGTCCTTGGTGACGATCACGTCGAGGGCGTGCTCGCGGATCAGCGCCAGCTCGTCGGCGACCGTGAAGGGGCCCTTGGCGAGCACCAGCTCGGCGTACGGCGGGAGCGCGTCGGGCGGGTCCACGGCCCGGACCAGGCAGAAGGTGTCGCGCAGCCTGCAGAACTCGTCCACCTCCTGCCTGCCGGTGGTCAGGAAGATCCGCCGCCCGAGGGCCGCAGCCACGTGGGCGGCCTCGGCCAGGGTGGTGACCCGGTGCCAGTCGTCGCCGGGCTGCTCGATCCAGCCGGGGCGGCGCAGCGCGACCACGGGGACCCCGGTGGCGGCGCCGGCCGCGGCGGCGTGGTGGCTCATCCGGGCGGCGAAGGGGTGCGTCGCGTCGACCACCACGTCGACCTGCTCGTCGCGCAGGTGGCGGGCCAGCCCGTCGACCCCGCCGAAGCCGCCCACGCGCACCGCCACGGTGGGCAGCCGCGGTGCGGAGGTCACCCCCGCGAGGGAGTAGGTCACGGCATACGACTCAGGTCGCTGCGCCAGCAACCCGGCCAGCCGACGGGCCTCGACGGTCCCGCCCAGGAGCAGCACTCGGGTGGTCACCGGTCCATCCCACCACAGTGGGATGATGCTCCTCATGGCAGAGGTCACCGGAGGTCGCGAGGGCCAGCTCGAGCACACCGGGCTGCGGCCCGGATGGACCACGGGAGCCTGCGCGACCGCGGCGACGGCGGCGGCGTATGCCGCTCTCCGGCACGGCGAGTTCCCGGATCCGGTCACCATCACCCTGCCCAAGGGCCAGACGCCTGCCTTCGCGCTCACCGCCCACGACCGCGGCGACGGCTGGGCGCAGGCTGCGGTGACCAAGGACGCAGGCGACGACCCCGACGTGACCCACTGCGCGGTGGTGCGGTCCCGCGTCCGCGCCGGCGAGCCCGGCTCGGGGGTGACCTTCGTCGGGGG
Encoded here:
- a CDS encoding cobalt-precorrin-6A reductase, whose amino-acid sequence is MTTRVLLLGGTVEARRLAGLLAQRPESYAVTYSLAGVTSAPRLPTVAVRVGGFGGVDGLARHLRDEQVDVVVDATHPFAARMSHHAAAAGAATGVPVVALRRPGWIEQPGDDWHRVTTLAEAAHVAAALGRRIFLTTGRQEVDEFCRLRDTFCLVRAVDPPDALPPYAELVLAKGPFTVADELALIREHALDVIVTKDSGGDATSAKLEAARRLRLPVVMVDRPAVPDVPEVGTPEAALAWLDAR